One window of Arthrobacter oryzae genomic DNA carries:
- a CDS encoding L-serine ammonia-lyase: MALSALDLFSVGIGPSSSHTVGPMRAAKLFAEGLKGDGHLSATTRVQAELFGSLGATGRGHGSDKAVVLGLQGQDPETVDTSTADDQVAAAALDAELRIGGDHRVDFNWDEDVVLHRRKSLPAHPNGMTFRALDHKGAVLSERSFYSIGGGFVVDGDADAGDKVVADDTPLPYPFTTADELLAICKREGMSISDVMLANELVWRSEAELRAELLKLWAVMRECVDNGCAAEGILPGGLNVRRRAPSLFKTLTADTGVTDPLRAMEWVNLFALAVNEENAAGGRIVTAPTNGAAGIVPAVLHYYTKFVPGADDDGVVRFLLAAAAVGILFKINASISGAEVGCQGEVGSACSMAAAGLCEVLGGTPEQVENAAEVGIEHNLGLTCDPVGGLVQIPCIERNAIASVKAINAARLALHGDGSHKVSLDKAIKTMRETGADMKTKYKETSRGGLAVNVIEC; this comes from the coding sequence ATGGCGCTGAGCGCCCTGGACCTCTTCTCCGTTGGCATCGGGCCGTCGTCGTCACACACGGTCGGCCCGATGCGGGCGGCGAAACTGTTCGCCGAGGGGCTCAAAGGTGACGGCCACCTGAGCGCCACTACACGGGTCCAGGCCGAACTGTTCGGATCGCTCGGCGCCACCGGCCGGGGCCACGGCTCCGACAAAGCCGTAGTGCTCGGGCTCCAGGGCCAGGACCCGGAAACCGTGGACACCTCCACCGCCGACGACCAGGTGGCCGCCGCCGCGCTCGACGCCGAACTCCGGATCGGCGGGGACCACCGGGTGGACTTCAACTGGGACGAGGACGTGGTGCTGCACCGCCGCAAGTCCCTGCCCGCCCACCCCAACGGCATGACCTTCCGCGCGCTGGACCACAAAGGCGCCGTCCTCAGCGAACGAAGCTTCTACTCCATTGGCGGCGGCTTCGTCGTTGACGGGGACGCCGACGCCGGAGACAAAGTGGTCGCGGACGACACGCCGCTGCCATACCCCTTCACCACGGCCGACGAACTCCTCGCGATCTGCAAGCGCGAGGGCATGTCCATCTCCGACGTCATGCTCGCCAACGAGCTCGTGTGGCGCAGCGAAGCCGAACTCCGCGCGGAACTGCTGAAACTCTGGGCCGTCATGCGCGAATGCGTGGACAACGGCTGCGCCGCGGAAGGGATCCTTCCCGGCGGGCTCAACGTCAGGCGCCGGGCGCCGTCGTTGTTCAAGACCCTGACCGCGGACACCGGCGTGACCGATCCGCTCCGGGCGATGGAATGGGTGAACCTGTTCGCCCTCGCAGTGAACGAGGAAAACGCCGCCGGCGGGCGGATCGTCACCGCTCCCACCAACGGCGCGGCCGGGATCGTTCCTGCGGTGCTGCACTACTACACCAAGTTTGTTCCCGGAGCCGACGACGACGGTGTGGTCCGCTTCCTGCTGGCCGCGGCCGCCGTCGGGATCCTGTTCAAGATCAACGCCTCCATCTCCGGCGCGGAAGTCGGCTGCCAGGGCGAGGTGGGCTCGGCCTGCTCCATGGCCGCGGCCGGCCTGTGCGAGGTCCTCGGTGGCACACCCGAACAGGTGGAGAACGCCGCCGAAGTGGGCATCGAACACAACCTCGGCCTGACCTGCGACCCCGTGGGCGGCCTGGTGCAGATCCCCTGCATCGAACGCAACGCCATTGCCAGTGTGAAAGCCATCAACGCCGCCCGCCTTGCCCTGCACGGGGACGGCAGCCACAAGGTGTCCCTCGACAAAGCCATCAAAACGATGCGCGAAACAGGAGCCGACATGAAAACCAAGTACAAGGAGACCTCCCGCGGAGGCCTCGCCGTCAACGTGATTGAGTGCTGA
- a CDS encoding sarcosine oxidase subunit delta, protein MLLISCPNCGSRDETEFHYGGQAHVPYPENPNELNDREWAEFLFYRDNTKGVFAERWLHSTGCRQWFNMLRDTVSYDIQAVYPMGTPRPAAAAAAAESGTASLAADSTTTGSAGPSTSATSIAETSTNASSTTAPEGATK, encoded by the coding sequence ATGCTGCTTATCTCATGCCCCAACTGCGGCTCGCGCGACGAGACCGAGTTCCACTACGGCGGCCAGGCCCACGTGCCCTACCCGGAGAACCCGAACGAACTGAACGACCGCGAATGGGCCGAGTTCCTGTTCTACCGCGATAACACCAAGGGCGTTTTTGCCGAACGGTGGCTCCACAGCACCGGCTGCCGCCAGTGGTTCAACATGCTCCGCGACACCGTCAGCTACGACATCCAGGCCGTCTACCCGATGGGCACGCCCCGTCCCGCAGCCGCCGCCGCGGCCGCCGAATCCGGCACTGCCAGCCTCGCCGCTGACAGCACCACCACCGGGTCCGCCGGACCCAGCACCTCGGCAACCAGCATCGCTGAAACCAGCACCAACGCCTCCAGCACCACCGCCCCGGAAGGAGCAACCAAGTGA
- a CDS encoding PucR family transcriptional regulator — MPIKLDEVLNHATLTAADPVIRAGAAAVAGTQLRWVHSSEVLDIAPLLSGGELLLTGGDALVTASDARRVEYVRQLAERGVGALVVETGQRLASLPSSMVRAAEEAGLPLIEFRKVVPFVGIMQAINSMLVSESVTHLRRADEASHEMAVELAHGSSLDQILAVLAGIIGATLELRSVSGVTLGSAGPEGAGPGGAGSPPEDAGSRPEDAGHGSVSEHQPGTEGHGTDGALINIDVPVRGVPSARLIINVPADGDVNLARVAGGRCVDILSLALLQRMPPGLKEVAGTALLRAVSSGSQPWRLQQLSPAAGIPAAATMVAVVVRTSTSQQLRAAMDKILKRTAQQSASYVDNAELLALAALPFDGAAAARTELVSALQELPVEPGTMTAVGPLAAGIEDAPWSLSEAKIALDLASSGTLTAAVPPSDTDGVVLDVENLAVERLAAQHLGQGPRQDFVRRQLGPVLDHDARRNSRLLQTLSIWLDSGCNTAQAARELHVERQSMHHRLQRIFELCGGDPRGSGRLAALHLATRLAAL, encoded by the coding sequence GGCCGGTACGCAGTTGCGGTGGGTGCACTCCAGTGAGGTTTTGGACATCGCACCTTTACTTAGCGGCGGTGAGCTGCTCCTCACCGGCGGCGATGCGCTGGTCACGGCCTCGGACGCGCGCCGCGTGGAGTACGTGCGGCAGCTCGCTGAGCGCGGGGTGGGCGCGCTGGTGGTGGAAACGGGCCAGCGGCTCGCTTCCCTTCCGTCCTCCATGGTGCGGGCAGCGGAGGAAGCCGGGCTGCCCCTCATTGAGTTCCGCAAAGTGGTGCCGTTTGTGGGCATCATGCAGGCCATCAACTCCATGCTGGTCAGCGAATCAGTGACGCACCTTCGCCGCGCTGACGAGGCCAGCCACGAAATGGCCGTTGAACTGGCCCACGGCAGCAGCCTGGACCAGATCCTTGCCGTACTGGCCGGCATCATCGGCGCAACGCTGGAGCTTAGGTCCGTGTCCGGCGTGACGCTCGGCAGCGCGGGTCCCGAAGGCGCTGGCCCCGGCGGCGCCGGCTCACCGCCGGAGGACGCCGGATCACGGCCGGAGGACGCCGGCCACGGTTCGGTCTCCGAACACCAGCCCGGCACAGAGGGGCACGGAACTGACGGCGCCCTGATTAACATCGATGTGCCGGTCCGCGGCGTGCCGTCGGCCAGGCTGATCATCAACGTCCCGGCCGACGGCGACGTCAACCTGGCGCGCGTCGCCGGCGGGCGGTGCGTGGATATCCTTTCGCTCGCGCTGCTGCAGCGGATGCCGCCGGGGCTGAAGGAAGTGGCGGGGACGGCACTGTTGCGGGCAGTCAGTTCCGGCAGCCAGCCGTGGCGGCTCCAACAGCTCTCCCCCGCCGCCGGGATTCCGGCCGCCGCAACGATGGTGGCCGTCGTCGTCCGGACCTCCACGTCACAGCAATTGCGGGCAGCCATGGACAAGATCCTGAAGAGGACGGCCCAGCAGAGCGCCAGCTACGTTGACAACGCGGAGCTCCTGGCGCTTGCGGCCCTGCCGTTTGACGGGGCGGCGGCGGCCCGGACCGAACTCGTGTCCGCCTTGCAGGAACTGCCGGTTGAACCCGGAACGATGACGGCGGTTGGCCCGCTGGCGGCCGGAATCGAAGACGCACCGTGGTCGCTGTCGGAGGCGAAGATTGCCCTGGACCTTGCCTCGAGCGGGACGCTGACGGCGGCGGTGCCGCCTTCGGACACTGACGGTGTGGTGCTCGACGTCGAAAATCTCGCCGTGGAGCGGTTGGCGGCGCAGCACCTGGGCCAGGGCCCGCGGCAGGATTTTGTCCGCCGGCAGCTGGGACCCGTGCTGGACCACGACGCCCGGCGGAACTCCCGGCTGCTCCAGACCCTGTCCATCTGGCTCGACTCGGGCTGCAATACAGCGCAGGCCGCCCGGGAACTGCATGTGGAGCGGCAGTCCATGCACCACCGGCTGCAGCGGATTTTTGAGTTGTGCGGCGGCGATCCGCGCGGGTCCGGCCGGCTCGCCGCGCTGCACCTGGCCACCCGGCTGGCCGCGTTGTAG
- the purU gene encoding formyltetrahydrofolate deformylase: MTAIQTETSSRPDPATTVEHVLTLDCRESPGIVHAVSGFLLEHGCDIIDNQQYGERSEGHFFMRVHFASDGDASTADTLRTAFAPVAERFGMSWRLEPNGAKRKVLIMVSKFGHCLNDLLFRARIGELPVDVVAVVSNHTDHQTLVEWHGIPFFHVPVTAATKPEAEARLLELVDEYDVELVVLARYMQVLSDGLTRKLDGRAINIHHSFLPSFKGAKPYHQAYARGVKTVGATAHYVNGELDEGPIIAQQVVEVDHTYGPEDLVAAGRDTECKALSNAVRWHCEGRVILRGNRTVVLR, encoded by the coding sequence ATGACTGCCATCCAGACTGAAACGTCATCCCGTCCCGACCCGGCCACCACCGTTGAGCATGTCCTGACCCTGGACTGCCGCGAGTCACCGGGCATCGTCCACGCCGTCTCCGGTTTCCTGCTGGAACACGGCTGCGACATCATCGACAACCAGCAGTACGGCGAACGTTCCGAAGGGCACTTCTTCATGCGGGTGCACTTCGCGTCCGACGGCGACGCCTCCACCGCGGATACGCTGCGGACCGCTTTCGCCCCGGTGGCTGAACGCTTCGGGATGAGCTGGCGGCTGGAGCCGAATGGCGCCAAGCGCAAGGTGCTGATCATGGTGTCCAAGTTCGGGCACTGCCTCAACGACCTGCTGTTCCGCGCCAGGATCGGCGAACTGCCGGTGGACGTGGTGGCAGTGGTCTCGAACCACACCGACCACCAGACATTGGTGGAATGGCACGGCATCCCGTTCTTCCACGTGCCCGTCACCGCGGCCACCAAGCCCGAGGCCGAAGCTCGGCTGCTGGAACTGGTGGACGAGTACGACGTGGAACTGGTGGTGCTGGCCCGCTACATGCAGGTCCTCAGCGACGGGCTCACCCGCAAGCTGGACGGGCGTGCCATCAACATCCACCACTCGTTCCTGCCCAGTTTCAAGGGCGCCAAGCCGTACCACCAGGCCTACGCCCGCGGCGTGAAAACGGTGGGTGCCACGGCGCACTACGTCAACGGCGAGCTGGATGAGGGGCCCATCATCGCCCAGCAGGTGGTGGAGGTGGACCACACGTACGGTCCGGAAGACTTGGTGGCGGCCGGGCGCGACACCGAGTGCAAGGCGTTGTCCAACGCGGTCCGCTGGCACTGCGAAGGCCGGGTCATCCTGCGCGGCAACCGGACGGTAGTGCTCCGCTAA
- the glyA gene encoding serine hydroxymethyltransferase, whose translation MVEQLNERLSAVDPEVQQAIVRELDRQQSTLEMIASENFAPAAVMEAQGSVLTNKYAEGYPGKRYYGGCEHVDVIEQLAIDRVKALFGAEFANVQPHSGAQANAAAMFALLNPGDTIMGLNLAHGGHLTHGMKINFSGKLYNVVPYHVRESDLRIDMAEVEALALEHRPRLIVAGWSAYSRQLDFAEFRRIADLVGAYLMVDMAHFAGLVAAGLHPNPVPYADVVTTTTHKTLGGPRGGVILAKEEYARKINSAVFPGQQGGPLEHVIAAKAVAFKLAGSPEFKERQERVLQGSKLLAERLLRDDVAAAGISVVNGGTDVHLVLVDLRNSELDGQQAEDALHRIGITVNRNAVPFDPRPPMVSSGLRIGTPALATRGFGAVEFAEVADIIATALIAAAGNETAGSETAGSETAGSETGGASLSEDTAVELRARVTALADQFPLYPHLINGTEIAAFESDLIGAAQ comes from the coding sequence GTGGTTGAGCAGTTGAACGAGCGACTTTCCGCAGTCGATCCCGAGGTCCAGCAGGCCATTGTCCGCGAGCTGGACCGCCAGCAGTCAACGCTGGAAATGATCGCCTCGGAGAATTTCGCCCCCGCGGCGGTCATGGAGGCACAGGGCTCGGTCCTGACCAACAAGTACGCCGAGGGTTACCCGGGCAAGCGCTACTATGGCGGCTGCGAGCACGTTGACGTGATCGAGCAGCTGGCCATTGACCGGGTGAAGGCGCTGTTCGGCGCGGAGTTCGCCAACGTGCAGCCGCACTCCGGCGCGCAGGCCAACGCCGCCGCCATGTTCGCCCTGCTGAACCCGGGCGACACCATCATGGGCCTGAACCTCGCCCACGGCGGGCACCTGACCCACGGCATGAAGATCAACTTCTCCGGCAAGCTCTACAACGTGGTTCCGTACCACGTGCGTGAATCGGACCTCAGGATCGATATGGCCGAAGTGGAGGCCCTCGCCCTGGAGCACCGCCCCCGGCTGATCGTGGCCGGATGGTCCGCGTACTCCCGCCAGCTCGACTTCGCCGAGTTCCGCCGGATCGCCGACCTGGTTGGCGCCTACCTCATGGTGGACATGGCCCACTTCGCCGGCCTGGTCGCTGCAGGGCTGCACCCCAATCCGGTGCCGTATGCCGACGTCGTCACCACCACCACGCACAAAACCCTCGGCGGTCCCCGCGGCGGCGTCATCCTGGCCAAGGAGGAGTACGCCCGCAAGATCAACAGCGCAGTGTTCCCGGGCCAGCAGGGCGGCCCGTTGGAGCACGTCATCGCCGCCAAGGCCGTGGCCTTCAAGCTGGCCGGCTCGCCGGAGTTCAAGGAACGCCAGGAACGCGTCCTGCAGGGATCCAAGCTGCTGGCCGAGCGCCTCCTCCGCGACGACGTGGCCGCAGCAGGTATCTCCGTGGTCAACGGCGGAACCGACGTGCACCTGGTCCTGGTGGACCTCCGGAACTCTGAACTGGACGGGCAGCAGGCCGAAGACGCACTGCACCGGATCGGCATCACGGTCAACCGCAACGCCGTGCCGTTCGACCCCCGCCCTCCGATGGTCTCCTCCGGCCTGCGGATCGGCACACCCGCCCTCGCCACCCGCGGCTTCGGCGCCGTGGAATTCGCCGAAGTGGCCGACATTATTGCGACGGCACTGATCGCCGCTGCCGGCAACGAAACCGCCGGCAGCGAAACTGCCGGCAGCGAAACCGCCGGCAGCGAAACCGGCGGCGCATCGCTCAGCGAGGATACCGCCGTCGAACTCCGCGCCCGCGTCACCGCCCTCGCCGACCAGTTCCCGCTCTACCCCCACCTCATCAACGGCACCGAGATTGCCGCCTTCGAATCAGACCTGATTGGAGCAGCCCAGTGA
- a CDS encoding sarcosine oxidase subunit alpha family protein has translation MTSQNARLAAGGRIDRSISWRFTVDGEEFTGHPGDTLASALLANGRIATGNSLYEDRPRGIMSAGVEESNALVRVEARFPGHVAESMLPATTVTLVDGLKADLLNGLGRLDPEEDRAEYDKKFVHTDVLVIGGGPAGLAAAREAVRTGARVMLLDDQPELGGTLLSGSTAPELAEAIEGKPALEWVADVEAELVSAAECTVLNRTTAFGAYDANYVVAVQNRTDHLSSPAAPGVSRQRIWHIRANQVVVAPGAHERPLVFENNDRPGIMLASAVRSYLNRYAVAAGQRVVISTTNDSAYALASDLRAAGVKVAAVVDARPRLTEAAAAAVESGTRVLIGSAVANTAADESGDAGSNGGRLTSVTVRSINDDGELTSGIEEIACDLLAVSGGWSPLVHLHSQRQGKLRWDEELAAFVPSTVVPNQQTIGSGRGSFDLADCLAEGISAGASAAIAAGFASETKPSVIGEPKASAPTRQLWLVPGQAGTPDDWHHHFVDFQRDQSVADVLRSTGAGMRSVEHIKRYTSISTANDQGKTSGVNAIGVIAAALRTAGEASRGIGDIGTTTYRAPFTPVAFAALAGRQRGELFDPARVTSIHPWHLAKGALFEDVGQWKRPWYYPQAGEDMDTAVLRECAAVRESVGFMDATTLGKIEIRGKDAGEFLNRIYTNAFKKLAPGSARYGVMCMADGMIFDDGVTLRLDEDRFFMTTTTGGAAKVLDWLEEWLQTEWPELDVHCTSVTEQWSTIAVVGPKSRAVIAKVAPELAAGGGLEAEAFPFMTFRETTLASGVQARICRISFSGELAYEINVPSWYGLNTWEAVAAAGAEFNITPYGTETMHVLRAEKGYPIVGQDTDGTVTPQDAGMEWVVSKAKEFIGKRSYARADARREDRKHLVSVLPVDGTLRLPEGTQLVEKGVTTNPAYGPVPMQGFVTSSYHSAALGRSFGLALIKNGRNRIGETLVAAAGDQLVDVVVAETVLFDPEGTRKDG, from the coding sequence GTGACTTCCCAGAACGCCCGCCTCGCCGCCGGCGGACGCATCGACCGCAGCATCTCCTGGCGTTTCACCGTGGACGGCGAGGAATTCACAGGACACCCCGGCGATACGCTCGCCTCGGCGCTGCTCGCCAACGGCCGGATCGCTACCGGCAACTCGCTGTACGAGGACCGCCCCCGCGGCATCATGTCCGCCGGCGTGGAGGAATCCAACGCCCTCGTCAGGGTCGAGGCACGGTTCCCGGGCCACGTGGCGGAGTCCATGCTTCCCGCCACCACCGTCACCCTGGTGGACGGCCTGAAGGCGGACCTGCTCAACGGCCTGGGCCGCCTGGACCCCGAGGAAGACCGCGCCGAGTACGACAAGAAGTTCGTGCACACCGACGTCCTGGTGATCGGCGGCGGCCCCGCCGGCCTGGCCGCTGCCCGCGAAGCCGTACGCACCGGCGCCCGCGTCATGCTGCTGGACGACCAGCCCGAACTGGGCGGCACGCTCCTGTCCGGCTCCACCGCTCCCGAGCTGGCCGAGGCCATCGAAGGCAAGCCCGCCCTTGAATGGGTGGCTGACGTGGAAGCCGAACTCGTGTCCGCGGCCGAATGCACCGTCCTGAACCGCACCACTGCCTTCGGCGCCTACGACGCCAACTACGTCGTGGCGGTCCAGAACCGCACCGACCACCTCTCCAGCCCGGCCGCCCCCGGCGTGTCCCGGCAGCGGATCTGGCACATCCGTGCCAACCAGGTGGTGGTGGCGCCCGGCGCCCACGAACGCCCGCTGGTGTTCGAGAACAACGACCGCCCCGGAATCATGCTGGCCTCCGCCGTCCGCAGCTACCTCAACCGCTACGCCGTGGCCGCCGGCCAGCGCGTTGTCATCAGCACCACCAACGACAGCGCCTACGCCCTGGCCTCGGACCTGCGGGCCGCCGGCGTCAAGGTCGCCGCCGTCGTGGATGCCCGTCCCCGCCTCACGGAGGCGGCTGCCGCCGCCGTCGAATCCGGCACCCGCGTGCTGATCGGCAGCGCGGTGGCCAACACCGCTGCTGATGAGTCCGGCGACGCCGGATCAAACGGCGGCCGGCTGACCTCCGTCACCGTCCGCAGCATCAACGACGACGGCGAACTCACCTCCGGCATCGAAGAGATCGCCTGCGACCTGCTGGCAGTCTCCGGCGGCTGGAGCCCGCTGGTCCACCTCCACTCCCAGCGGCAGGGCAAGCTGCGCTGGGACGAGGAGCTGGCGGCGTTCGTGCCGAGTACCGTGGTACCGAACCAGCAGACCATCGGCTCCGGCCGCGGCAGCTTCGACCTCGCTGACTGCCTGGCCGAGGGCATCTCCGCCGGTGCGTCGGCGGCCATCGCCGCCGGCTTCGCCTCCGAAACCAAGCCGTCCGTCATCGGCGAGCCGAAGGCCTCCGCCCCCACCCGCCAGCTGTGGCTGGTCCCGGGCCAGGCGGGCACGCCGGATGACTGGCACCACCACTTCGTGGACTTCCAGCGCGACCAGTCCGTGGCTGACGTGCTGCGGTCCACCGGCGCCGGCATGCGGTCCGTGGAACACATCAAGCGCTACACCTCCATCAGCACCGCCAACGACCAGGGCAAAACCTCCGGCGTCAACGCGATCGGCGTCATCGCCGCAGCACTGCGCACAGCCGGCGAAGCGTCCCGGGGCATCGGCGACATCGGCACCACCACCTACCGTGCACCGTTCACCCCGGTGGCGTTCGCGGCACTCGCCGGACGCCAGCGCGGGGAACTCTTCGACCCCGCCCGCGTCACCTCGATCCACCCGTGGCACCTCGCCAAGGGCGCCCTGTTCGAGGACGTCGGGCAGTGGAAGCGTCCCTGGTACTACCCGCAGGCCGGGGAGGACATGGACACCGCCGTGCTGCGTGAATGCGCCGCCGTCCGCGAGTCCGTGGGCTTCATGGACGCCACCACGCTGGGCAAGATCGAAATCCGCGGCAAGGACGCCGGTGAGTTCCTCAACCGGATCTACACCAACGCGTTCAAGAAGCTCGCCCCGGGTTCCGCCCGCTACGGCGTGATGTGCATGGCCGACGGCATGATCTTCGACGACGGCGTGACCCTGCGCCTGGACGAGGACCGGTTCTTCATGACCACCACCACCGGCGGCGCCGCCAAGGTGCTGGACTGGCTGGAGGAATGGCTGCAGACCGAATGGCCCGAGCTGGACGTGCACTGCACCTCGGTGACCGAACAGTGGTCCACCATTGCCGTCGTCGGACCCAAATCCCGCGCGGTGATCGCCAAGGTGGCGCCCGAACTCGCCGCCGGCGGCGGACTGGAGGCGGAAGCCTTCCCGTTCATGACCTTCCGCGAAACCACCCTCGCCTCCGGCGTGCAGGCCCGGATCTGCCGGATCTCCTTCTCCGGCGAACTGGCCTACGAAATCAACGTGCCGTCCTGGTACGGGCTGAACACCTGGGAAGCCGTCGCAGCCGCCGGGGCCGAATTCAACATCACCCCCTACGGCACCGAAACCATGCACGTGCTCCGCGCCGAAAAGGGCTACCCGATCGTCGGGCAGGACACCGACGGCACGGTCACCCCGCAGGACGCGGGGATGGAATGGGTGGTCTCCAAGGCCAAGGAGTTCATCGGCAAACGCTCCTACGCCCGGGCCGACGCCCGGCGCGAGGACCGCAAGCACCTGGTCAGCGTCCTTCCCGTGGACGGAACGCTGCGGCTGCCCGAAGGCACCCAGCTCGTGGAAAAGGGTGTTACCACCAACCCCGCCTACGGACCCGTCCCGATGCAGGGCTTCGTGACCTCGAGCTACCACAGCGCCGCCCTGGGCCGGTCCTTTGGCCTGGCACTGATCAAGAACGGCCGCAACCGCATCGGCGAGACCCTCGTGGCCGCCGCCGGTGACCAGCTCGTTGACGTAGTCGTCGCAGAAACCGTACTTTTTGACCCCGAAGGGACCCGCAAAGATGGCTAA
- a CDS encoding sarcosine oxidase subunit beta family protein, which yields MSADLLPEHPDFLWRNPEPKSSYDAVIVGGGGHGLATAYYLAKNHGMTNIVVLEKGWLAGGNMARNTTIIRSNYLWDESAAIYEHALKLWEILPEELEYDFLFSQRGVMNLAHTLGDVRESIRRVGANKLNGVDAEWLEPDQVKELCPILNISDNIRYPVMGATYQPRAGIAKHDHVAWAFARKCDELGVDIIQNCEVTGFLKDGNRVVGVKTNRGTINTEKVGLCAAGHSSVLAEMAGFRLPIQSHPLQALVSELHEPVHPTVVMSNHVHVYVSQAHKGELVMGAGVDSYNGYGQRGSFHVIENQMAAAVELFPIFARAHVLRTWGGIVDTTLDASPIVGTTPVENMFVNCGWGTGGFKGTPAAGLTFAHTIATGAPHKLNKPFALERFETGALIDEHGAAAVAH from the coding sequence GTGAGTGCAGATCTCCTCCCCGAGCACCCGGATTTCCTCTGGCGCAACCCGGAGCCCAAGTCCTCCTACGACGCCGTGATTGTCGGCGGCGGCGGACACGGCCTGGCAACGGCCTACTACCTGGCCAAGAACCACGGCATGACCAACATCGTCGTCCTTGAAAAGGGTTGGCTGGCCGGCGGCAACATGGCCCGCAACACCACCATCATCCGTTCCAACTACCTCTGGGACGAGAGCGCGGCCATCTACGAGCACGCACTGAAGCTGTGGGAGATCCTGCCGGAAGAGCTCGAATACGACTTCCTGTTCAGCCAGCGCGGCGTCATGAACCTGGCCCACACCCTCGGCGATGTCCGCGAAAGCATCCGCCGCGTCGGAGCGAACAAGCTCAACGGCGTGGACGCGGAATGGCTGGAGCCGGACCAGGTCAAGGAACTCTGCCCCATCCTGAACATCAGCGACAACATCCGCTACCCCGTCATGGGCGCCACCTACCAGCCCCGTGCCGGCATCGCCAAGCACGACCACGTGGCCTGGGCCTTCGCCCGCAAGTGCGACGAGCTCGGCGTGGACATCATCCAGAACTGCGAAGTCACCGGCTTCCTCAAGGACGGCAACCGCGTGGTGGGCGTCAAGACCAACCGCGGCACCATCAACACTGAAAAGGTGGGCCTGTGCGCGGCCGGCCACAGCTCGGTCCTGGCTGAAATGGCCGGCTTCCGGCTGCCCATCCAGTCGCACCCGCTCCAGGCCCTGGTCTCTGAACTGCACGAGCCGGTCCACCCGACGGTGGTCATGTCCAACCACGTGCACGTCTACGTCTCCCAGGCGCACAAGGGCGAACTGGTCATGGGCGCCGGCGTGGACTCCTACAACGGCTACGGCCAGCGCGGTTCCTTCCACGTGATCGAGAACCAGATGGCCGCCGCCGTTGAATTGTTCCCCATCTTCGCCCGGGCACACGTGCTCCGGACCTGGGGCGGCATCGTGGACACCACCCTGGACGCCTCGCCCATCGTGGGCACCACGCCGGTGGAGAACATGTTCGTCAACTGCGGCTGGGGAACGGGCGGTTTCAAGGGCACCCCTGCTGCCGGCCTCACCTTCGCCCACACCATCGCCACCGGGGCACCGCACAAGCTGAACAAGCCGTTTGCGCTGGAACGCTTCGAAACCGGTGCCCTGATCGACGAACACGGCGCAGCCGCCGTCGCCCACTAG
- a CDS encoding sarcosine oxidase subunit gamma gives MANTAALTGINGLRDIRRSPASHLAAALEAGSVEGTVVLKEGPFQTMAGIRVDPRSEEGARIASVAGGLPARCGEVAGTEDVSVLWLGPAEFLAVAPEEAHDSLGGNLIGSLVAALGDAPGQVVDLSANRTTFELAGPRARAVLEKGCALDLHPRSFTPGTALNTEVGNIPVVLLKSGEDSFRLFPRASFADYLGRWLLDAMREYASPEVP, from the coding sequence ATGGCTAACACAGCAGCACTGACAGGCATCAATGGACTCCGGGACATCCGCCGCAGCCCGGCCTCACACCTGGCCGCCGCGCTGGAAGCCGGCTCCGTGGAAGGAACGGTTGTCCTGAAGGAAGGCCCGTTCCAGACCATGGCCGGGATCCGCGTGGACCCCCGCTCCGAGGAAGGAGCACGTATCGCCTCCGTCGCCGGCGGCCTGCCGGCACGCTGCGGCGAAGTGGCCGGCACGGAGGACGTCAGCGTCCTCTGGCTCGGCCCCGCCGAGTTCCTGGCGGTGGCACCGGAAGAAGCCCACGACTCCCTCGGCGGCAACCTGATCGGCTCCCTCGTAGCCGCCCTGGGCGACGCTCCGGGACAGGTGGTGGACCTCTCCGCCAACCGCACCACGTTCGAACTCGCCGGACCGCGCGCCCGCGCCGTCCTGGAGAAGGGCTGTGCGCTGGACCTGCACCCCCGCAGCTTCACGCCCGGAACTGCGCTGAACACCGAGGTGGGCAACATCCCGGTGGTCCTGCTGAAGTCCGGCGAGGACAGCTTCCGGCTCTTCCCGCGGGCTTCGTTCGCGGACTACCTGGGCCGCTGGCTCCTGGACGCCATGAGGGAATACGCCTCCCCCGAGGTGCCCTGA